GTAACACATTTCATCACTTGAAGAAAGACTTTGAGTTGCAAAAGTGCCTTTTGAGTCTTCTTTAAAAAGTAGCAAAATTCACCCCTGAAGAAGCATCTTGGACTTTTTCACGTACTCAGAGTGCTGGTGAAGAACATAAAGATTGCTGAAAAACTAGATAACAGGGTTACAGGGCGTAAAGAACACAGTGGAAAACCTGGTGGTTGCAGTGGACACATTCCAGGAAGTCCTTGCCTGACGTTTTCCCAGTTATGGAATCGTTTCAGACTGGAGGAGGCGATGGAGGGTACGACAGTAATGCCCAACCTCATTTTTACTCACCCTGTTTTTAGACTCTCCCTTTCCTTTAATCACCTAGCCTTGTTCCCACCTGAATGGACTCTCCCTTAGCTaagagagccagacagactccatcttggctccttcactggcagccccttcctcaaggacttaacttgtgCAAGCTGCCTCCCAACACATCCAAGAATGCAATTAGCCCATAAGATACTGTGGTGAGCAATATCCACAGTTCCCAGGAATTCGTCCGATTGATAACACCCAAAGCCCCGCCTCTATCACCTTGTAATAGtcttaaagcccctgcacctggaactgtttactttcctgtaaccatttatccttttaactttttgcctactttacttctgtaaaattgttttcactagaccccccctcccctttctaaaccaaagtataaaagaaaatctagccccTTCTGCCGGGCCGAGAGAATTTTGAGCGCTAGCCATCTTTTTGTCCGCCAGCTAAATAAAGGACTCTTAATTCGTCTCAAAGTGTCGCGTTTTCTGTAACTCGCTTGGGTACAACACAACGAGGTGCCTCCAGGATACTAAGCTCTGAGCCGGCCCTGGATCTGATTCTGACCTTAGCCTATATTGCCTCCCCACCGCCCTAAAACTAACCCTAACCCTATTCCTTAACCCCTGCCTGGAACTCCGACCCACACCCTAAGAACCCCAAACCTAAAATCTATAAACCATGTATCTTAGCCCATTTCTGTTGCTATGACAGAATACCACAGAGTGCTTCATAAACGAAGTGTAACCCTTCCAGTTCTCGTGGCTGGGACGGCCCAGAGCATCACAGCATAACAGAGGGCGGCACACGCCCGGGGAGGAGAGAGCGAGACTGTGTGGGCGAGGGTGGGGAGTGCAAGAGTGCGTGTCCGCTCCAGTCTCTCTTCCTCATCTTTTAAAACCACCAGGCCCATGACAGGGGACCCACCCTGATGACCTTATTTAATCCTAATTATCGACCAAGGCCACATCTCCAATcaggacatgaatttggggattaaatTGCCAATACATGGCTGGGCACCGTGCCttgtgcttttaatcccagcactttcagaggccgaggcgggtgatcacctgaggccaggagcccaagaccagcctggccaacatggtgaaaccacaactctactaaaaatacaaaaaaaaaaattagccaggaatgaggcccggtgcctgtaatcctaaggaaggagaccaccacttctcctgctgcccttcccttccccacacccCTTCTCTAGTTTACAAAacagggaaaaagggagaaagaaaaagttaaaaaaaaaaaaaaaaacagaagtaagataaatagctggaCGACCCTGGCACCACCACCCGGCCCTggaggttaaaataataatattagcccCTGACCTAAACTATTTGTGTTATCTACAAATTCCAGACACTGTATGAGGAAGCACTGAAAAACTTTCTGTACTGTTATCTGAtgcatgtagcccccagtcacattCCCCACGCTTGCTCCATCTATCACGACCCTTTCAGGTGAACCCCTTAGAGTAATAAACCTTTAAAAGGGCCAGGAATTTCTTTTCGGGGAGCTCAGCTCTTAAGACGCAAATGTGACGATATTCCTGGCCGAATAAAGCCCGTCCTTCTTTAACCCGGTGTCTGAGGAAAACCACCCCCGGACCCCCGCTCCACCCCTCAGAACCACCCCCGGACCTCCTGCTCCTCCCCTCGGGACCACCCCAGAACCCCGGCTCCTGTCCTCCGGACCACACCAGACTGCTCCTTCCCTCAGGACCACCCCCAGACCCCCGATCCTCCCCTCGGGGCCACCTCCAGACCCCATCCCCGCTCCAAACCTTGGAACCACCCCAGACCctccccccgcccctcccctcgGGATCACCCCGAGACCCGCTCACCACCATCAGTCAGGCCGGGTAGTGGGGAGAGGCCTCTCAGGAGAGACCAGACCCAGGAGTGAAGGGAGGAGGACAGAGTCACGGGCAGACCAGAAATAACCGGGGACTGAAGAGACAGCAGGATCGGAGAGTGACGGAAAAGGACTAAGGGCAGGAAAAGTCCCTGAGGCTTTCTCCATGGAGTGCGGGGTAGGGAGCAGCCGGAGAGTGACGGAGAGTGACGAAAGTAGACGATGCCTGACGGAGATGAGCCGAGCGGAGCTAAAGGGCGGCGGAGAGCGACGGAAAGTGGCGAGAATTGACGGAAAGTGACGGGGACTGACGGACAGTGACGAAGAGTCACGAAATTTATCAGAGAGCGACAAAGAGGAAAGCGAAATGGTGAGATGAAGCAGGCCGAGCCTAATCGGAGTTGACGGAAAGTGACGGAGAGGAACGAGGAGCAAAGAGGGGTGACGAAAAGAGCCGAAGCTGGTGGAGGTGAAGAACTGAGTGAGGAAAGATAGCCGAGATTAGCTGGtgagctgcagcctgggcagtcgCCCGAATGGGCGGGACCCCACGGAGTTACCGAGAGGATGCGAACAGCGGCAGCCGGGCAGGACGCGAGCGAGGGAGGGCGTGGAGGGCCGTGGGTCCGCCTGCCCTGATGCAGGCATGGGTGGCACCGAGGTGACCCGGGTGGGAGGTGCACCGCCGCCCCCTGGCAGCCTCTGCGGGGAGCCCAAGCCCGTCGTCTCCGCCCCTTTGCAGACCTCGGCGCCCAGCCTGGACCCTGACCCCCACCCGCGGCCCCACCCAGCGCCCGGGCCCACGAGGCCGAGAAGCAGCGGAGGCTCGCGGCCCCTGGACCCCAAGCAGCACGTGGCCCAGAGCATCCCCGCCCAGTGGAGGGCGGCACATGGCGGGAGGACGGGAGTCCGTGTCCACTCATGGCCGGGGAGGGGAGGGCGAGTTctggtggctggggaggtctgcacatggcaggggaggggagagcgaCAGTGCGGGCGAGGGAGGAGAGGGCAAGAGTGCGTGTCTGCTCCAGTCTCTCTTCCTCATCATACAAAGCCACCCACCCTGATGACCTTATTTAATCCTAATGACGTGCCAAGGGCCACATCTCCAATcaggacatgaatttggggattaaatTGCCAACACATGGCTGGGCGCCGTGCCTTGTGCTTTTAATTCCAGCagtttcagaggccaaggcgggcgatcacctgtggccaggagttcaagaccagcctggccaacatggtgaaaccccatctctactaaaaatacaaaaaaaaaaagaaaaattagcaaggaatgaagcccggtgcctgtaatcctaaggaaggagaccaccacttctcctgctgcccttcccttccccacaccccttccttagtttataaaacagggaaaaaaggagaaagcaaaaagctaaaaaaaaaaaaaaaaaaaaccagaagtaagataaatagctggacgaccttggcaccaccacccggccctggtggttaaaataataatattagcccCAGACGTAAACTAtttgtgttatctgtaaattACAGACACTGTATGAGGAAGCACTGAAAAACTTTCTGTACTGTAATCTGATGCATGTAGCCATCAGTCACATTCCCCACGCTTGCTCCAtctatcacgaccctttcatgtgaaccTCTTAGAGTCGTAAACCCTTAAAAGGCCCAGGAATTCCTTTttcggggagctcggctcttaagacgCAAGGGTGCTGACCCTCCTGGCCGAAGAAAGCCCTTCTTTCTTTAACCCGGTGTCTGAGGAATATTtctgtggctcgtcctgctacaatgccagctactgggaggctgaggtgggagaatcgcttgaacctgggaggcagaggttgcagtgagcctagatcgcaccattgcagtccagcctgggtgatagatgacagagtgagacactatctaaaaaaagaagaaaaaaaattgccaaaccaTGAAATCCTGAGAACACATTCAACCAATAGCACCATATGAATCTGTACATACCTTGCAAACACTGTAAACCTGTCGTATCTCACCTGAGACCAACCCCCAACCACAAAGCCCAGACCTGGAATTTTCCCAGGACCAAACCCATTTAGATTCTATAACCCGAAACCTCAaagcctaaccctaaccctaatccTAACCCCTACAGTTCAGGTCCCCCCGTCCCTGTGGCTCCACGTCAAGACAACCTGCCCCTCCATGGGTTTGCCGGCCCCTTGctgggggtgggagctggggacCACACACAGCTCTCTTAGCTtaagccattttctttctttcttcattctttcctgcatccctccctccctccgtccccccctccccctcccctccctccttccttccctcccttttttttcagggtcttgctctttcacccaggcaggagtgcagtggcatgatcacagctgactgcagcctcggccgccatagctcaagtgatcttccagtctcagcatccagagtaggtgggactacaggagtgtgccaccgcacccggctaatttcttaatttttattttgtagagatgaggcctcccgATATTGTCCAGGCCTGgaagtattttttgaaattcaagaAGATCTAGAAGTTCTGGCCTCCTGTCAATATCCCTTTCTAAGACGAAGTGTAAAATCCTCTAATGACCCCAGGATACCTTTTCCAGCTATATTACCATTTCCTTTCAGCcgagtagagtggaatgtagGCAAAGAACGGAACTATGCCGGCACAGAGGCAGCTTTCAACTCATTGAGATCtatagaagaatttttaaaaatttgccacaatgaagaaaaagtatttccAGTGAGCCTCGAGGACAGCCAGGGAAGGCAGCTACTGGGCCCTGCCACTGGCCAGGAACGGGGGAGTCAGAGGTGTCCATTCTCCTATGGATGGGTCGCACATCAGAACTGAACCATGAACCTCTTTCCTACTCCCTTTGGGAACAGGCCGTCACTGCTTCCTTCCCCTCACCTTGACCCTCCCATGCTGCCCCACCTGTCAGGATCACAAGGACCCCCAGCTCAGCAGATGGGAACCGGACCAAAAAGAGAAATAGCCCTGTCCCGCCCATAAGTACCACCCCAGACCCCCTGCTCCACCCTCCAGACCACGGGGAGACCCCATGCTCCACCCCTGAAAACCAAACCGAGACCCCCCGCTCCTCCCCTCGGGACCAACCCCAGACCCTCTCTCCATCCTCCGgaccacagggagaccccatacTCCACCCCTGAAACCCACACCCAGACCCCCCGCTCCTCCCCTCCGGACCCCCAGACGCCCTGTTCCTGTCCTCCGGATCACACCAGACCGCTCCTTCCCTCGGCGCCACCCCCAGACCCCCGATCCTCTTGTCGGGACCCCCACGGGGCCACCTCCAGACCCTCCTCCCGATCCTCCCCTCGGGACCCTCTCAGGACCACCCCCAGACCCCCGCTCCTCCCCTCGGTATCACCCCGAGACCCGCTCACCACCATCAGTCAGGCCGGGTAGAGGGGAGAGGCCTCTCAGGAGAGACCAGGCCACTCTCCCTGGAGTGAAGGGAGGAGGACAGAGTCACGGGCAGACCAGAAATAACCGGGGACTGAAGAGACAGCAGGATCGGAGAGTGACGGAAAAGGACTAAGGGCAGGAAAAGTCCCTGCGGCTTTCTCCATGGAGTGCGGGGTAGGGAGCAGCCGGAGAGTGACGGAGAGTGACGAAAGTAGACGATGCCTGACGGAGAAAAGCCGAGCGGAGCTAAAGGGCGGTGGAGAGTGACGGAAAGTGGCGAGAATTGACGGAAAGTGACGGAGACTAACGGATAGTGACGAAGATTCACGAAATTTATCAGAGAGCGACGAAGAGGAAAGCAAAATGGTGAGATGCAGCAGGCCAAGCCTAATCGGAGATGACGGAAAGTGACGGAGAGGAACGAGGAGTAAAGAGGGGTGACGAAAAGAGCCGAAGCTGGTGGAGGCGAAGAACTGAGTGAGGAAAGATAGCCGAGATTAGCTGGcgggctgcagcctgggcagtcgCCCGAATGGGCGGGACCCCACGGAGTTACCGAGAGGATGCGAACAGCGGCAGCCGGGCAGGACGCGAGCGAGGGAGGGCGTGGAGGGCCGTGGGTCCGCCTGCCCTGAGGCCGGCATGGGTGGCACCGAGGTGACCCGGGTGGGAGGTGCACCGCCGCCCCCTGGCAGCCTCTGCGCGGAGCACAAGCCCGTCTTCTCCGCCCCTTTGCAGACCTCGgcgcccagcctggcccctgacGCGCACCCGCGGCCCCACCCAGCACCCAGGCCCACGAGTCGCGGGCCCTGGACCCCAAGCAGCACGTGGCCCAGAGCATCCCCGCCCAGTGGAGGGCGGCACATGGCGGGAGGGCGGGAGTCCGTGTCCACTCACGGCCGGGAAGGGGAGGGCGAGTTCTGGTGGTTGGGGAGGGctgcacatggcaggggaggggagagcgagAGTGCCGGCGAGGCAGGAGGGCAAGAGTGCGTGTCCGCTCCAGTCTCTCTTCCTCATCATATAAAGCCACCCACCCTGATGACCTTATTTAATCCTAATTACCTGCCAAGGGCCACATCTCCAATcaggacatgaatttggggattaaatTGCCAACACATGGCTGGGCACCATGCCttgtgcttttaatcccagcactttcagaggccgaggcgggcgatcacatgaggccaggagttcaagaccagcctggccaacatggtgaaaccctatctctactaaaaatacaaaaaaaaaaaaaaaattagcaaggaatgAAGCCCGGTGCCTGTAATTCTAAGGAAGgagaccaccacttctcctgctgcccttcccttccccacatccttccttagtttataaaacagggaaaaagggagaaagcaaaaagctaaaaaaaaaaaaaaaaagagagaagtaagATAAATAACTGGACGACCTTGGCACCACCACCCGGCcctggtggttaaaataataatattagcccCAGACGTAAACTATTTGTGTTATCCGTAAATTCCAGACACTGTATGAGGAAGCACTGAAAAACTTTCTGTACTGTTATCTGATGCATGTAGCCCTCAGTCACATTCCCCACGCTTGCTCGATCTATCACGACCCTTTCACATGAACCTCTTAGAGTCGTAAACCCTTAAAAGGGTcaggaatttctttttcagggagctcggctcttaagacACAAGGGTGCTGACGCTCCTGGCCGAAGTAAGCCCTTCTTTCTTTAATCCAGTGTCTGAGGAATTtttctgtggcttgtcctgctacaatgccagctaccgggaggctgaggttgaacctgggaggcagagattgcagtgagccgagatcacaccattgcactccagcctgggtgatagatgacagagtgagacaccatctaaaaaaaaaaaaaaagacaaaaattgccAACACATGAAATCTGGAGAACACATTCAAGCAATAGCACCATAAGAATCTGTACATACCTTGCAAACACTGTTAACCTGCTGCATCTCACCTGAGAACAACCCCCAACCACAAAACCCAGACCTGGAATTTTCCCAGGACCGAACCCATCTAGATTCTATAAACCGAAACCTCAAAgcataaccctaaccctaaccctaaccctaaccctaaccctaaccccgaCAGTTGAAGTCCCCCCGTCCCTGTGGCTCCAGCTCAAGACAATCTGCCCCTCCGTGGGTTTGCAGGCCCCTTCgtgggggtgggagctgggggCCACACACAGCTCTCTGAGCTTaagccatttccttccttccttccttccttccttccttccttccttctttcttccttctttcctccctccctccctcccttacttccctccttccctccctccctttttttttctttcagggtcttgctctgtcacccaggctggagtgcagtggcatgatcacagctgactgcagcctcggccactgtagctcaagtgatcttcccgcctcagcctccagagtagatgggattataggagtgggctatcgcacccggctaatttcttaatttttattttggagagatGAGGACTCCTGATATGGTCCAGGCTTGGAGGTATTTCTTGAAATTCAAGAGGATCTAGAAGTTCTGGCCTCCTGTCGATATCCCTTTCTAAGACGAAGTGTAAAATCCTCTAATGACCCCAGGATACCTATTCCAGCTATATTACCATTTCCTTTCAGCcgagtagagtggaatgtagGCAAAGAACGGACCTATGCCTGCACAGAGGCAGCTTTCAACTCATTGACATCtacagaagaatttttaaaaatttgccacaaTGAACAAAAAGTATCCTCCAGTGAGCCTCGAGGACAGCCAGGGAAGGCAGCTACTGGGCCCTGCCACTGCCCAGGAATGGGAGAGTCAGAGGTGTCCGTTCTCCTATGGATGGGTCGCACATCAGAACTGAACCGTGAACCTCTTTCCTACCCCCCTGGGACCAGGCCgccactccttccttcccctcgcCTTGACCCTCCCATTCTGCCCCACCTGTCAGGATCACAAGGACCCCCAGCTCAGCAGATGGGAACCGGACCAAAAAGAGAAATAGCCCTGTCCCGTCCATAAGTACCACCCCCAGACCCCCTGCTCCACCCTCCAGACCACGGAGAGACCCCATGCTCCACCCCTGAAAACCAAACCGAGACCCCTGCTCCTGTCCTCAGGACCACACCAGACCGCTCCTTCACTTGGCGCCACCCCCAGACCCCCGATCCTCCTGTCGGGACCCCCACGGGGCCACCTCCAGACCCTCCTCCCGATCCTCCCTTCGAGATCACCCCGAGACCCGCTCACCACCATCTGTCAGGCCGGGTAGTGGGGAGAGGCCTCTCAGGAGAGACCAGGCCACTCTCCCAGGAGTGAAGGGAGGAGGACAGAGTCACGGGCAGACCACAAATAACCAGGGACTGAAGAGACAGCAGGATCGGAGAGTGACGGAAAAGGTCTAAGGGCAGGAAAAGTCCCTGAGGCTTTCTCCACCCGGAGTGTGGGGTAGGGAGCACCGGAGAGTGACGAAAGTAGACGATGCCTGACGGAGAAGAGCCGAGCGGAGGTAAAGGGCGGCGGAGAGCGACGGAAATTGGCGAGAATTGAAGGAAAGTAACGGAAACTGACGGACAGTGACGAAGATTCACGAAATTTGTCAGTGCGCGACACAGAGGAAAGGAGATGCAGCAGGCCGAGCCTAATCCGAGATGACGGAAAGTGACGGAGAGGAACGAGGAGTAAAGAGGGG
This sequence is a window from Symphalangus syndactylus isolate Jambi chromosome Y, NHGRI_mSymSyn1-v2.1_pri, whole genome shotgun sequence. Protein-coding genes within it:
- the LOC129476769 gene encoding uncharacterized protein isoform X2 is translated as MCRPPQPPELALPSPAMSGHGLPSSRHVPPSTGRGCSGPRAAWGPGAASLRCFSASWARALGGAAGGGQGPGWAPRSAKGRRRRAWAPRRGCQGAAVHLPPGSPRCHPCLHQGRRTHGPPRPPSLASCPAAAVRILSVTPWGPAHSGDCPGCSSPANLGYLSSLSSSPPPASALFVTPLCSSFLSVTFRQLRLGSACFISPFRFPLCRSLINFVTLRHCPSVPVTFRQFSPLSVALRRPLAPLGSSPSGIVYFRHSPSLSGCSLPRTPWRKPQGLFLPLVLFRHSPILLSLQSPVISGLPVTLSSSLHSWVWSLLRGLSPLPGLTDGGERVSG